A window of Streptomyces gilvosporeus contains these coding sequences:
- a CDS encoding 2-aminoethylphosphonate ABC transporter substrate-binding protein — protein MSRPLRKPLAAGLGALTLAASLSACGASSADPDAKEITVYSADGLKSEKGDGFYDKVFKDFQKKTGIKVNYVESGSGAAVQRLARERANTKADVVVTLPPFIQQADGKGLLAVYRPKGSDQVATADKDPNGKWTSVVNNYFCFVYNTKELKKAPATWADLAAGRFRDKLQYSTPGVAGDGTAVLIKAMHDLGGQGPAMKFLGKLQANNVGPSSSTGQLAPKTDKGELLVANGDVQMNYANMKSMPHQGIFFPAAKPGGKPTTFALPYAAGLVKNAPHTANAKKFLDYLLSADVQKEVSSVGGGFTARKDIKATDANATALAKIMNGVEIFQPDWNDVDKNLDIYVNAWKTATGS, from the coding sequence ATGTCCCGCCCCCTCCGCAAGCCGCTCGCCGCCGGCCTCGGCGCCCTCACCCTCGCCGCGTCCCTCAGCGCCTGCGGCGCCTCCTCCGCCGACCCCGACGCCAAGGAGATCACCGTCTACAGCGCCGACGGCCTCAAGAGCGAAAAGGGCGACGGCTTCTACGACAAGGTCTTCAAGGACTTCCAGAAGAAGACCGGCATCAAGGTCAACTACGTCGAGTCCGGCTCCGGCGCCGCCGTCCAGCGCCTGGCCCGCGAACGCGCCAACACCAAGGCCGACGTCGTCGTCACCCTGCCCCCGTTCATCCAGCAGGCCGACGGCAAGGGCCTCCTGGCCGTCTACCGCCCCAAGGGCTCGGACCAGGTCGCGACCGCCGACAAGGACCCGAACGGCAAGTGGACCTCCGTCGTCAACAACTACTTCTGCTTCGTCTACAACACCAAGGAACTGAAGAAGGCGCCCGCGACCTGGGCCGATCTGGCGGCCGGCCGGTTCAGGGACAAGCTCCAGTACTCCACCCCCGGCGTCGCCGGTGACGGCACCGCCGTTCTCATCAAGGCCATGCACGACCTCGGCGGCCAGGGCCCCGCCATGAAGTTCCTGGGCAAGCTCCAGGCCAACAACGTCGGCCCGTCCTCCTCCACCGGCCAGCTCGCCCCCAAGACCGACAAGGGCGAACTCCTCGTCGCCAACGGCGATGTCCAGATGAACTACGCCAACATGAAGTCCATGCCCCACCAGGGCATCTTCTTCCCCGCCGCGAAGCCCGGCGGCAAGCCCACCACCTTCGCCCTCCCGTACGCCGCGGGTCTGGTCAAGAACGCCCCGCACACCGCCAACGCCAAGAAGTTCCTGGACTATCTGCTCTCCGCGGATGTCCAGAAGGAGGTCTCCTCGGTCGGCGGCGGCTTCACGGCCCGCAAGGACATCAAGGCCACCGACGCCAACGCCACCGCCCTCGCGAAGATCATGAACGGCGTCGAGATCTTCCAGCCCGACTGGAACGATGTCGACAAGAACCTGGATATATACGTCAATGCCTGGAAAACGGCCACCGGAAGCTGA
- the ehuA gene encoding ectoine/hydroxyectoine ABC transporter ATP-binding protein EhuA produces MSADSTPNTPKNTASGNDVASGAASGASANPAVDGSELIRFDKVTKRFGSHTVLDALDMNVYSGKHVTLIGPSGSGKTTILRLLMTLLKPDEGTITLGGEYLTHEKKGDKLVPASDKHSRQIRKNIGMVFQQFNLFPNMKVLRNITEAPVHVLGLDKDAAEERARELLDLVGLTEHLDKYPTQLSGGQQQRVAIARALAMRPQVLLLDEVTSALDPELVAGVLDVLRDIAHTTDITMLCVTHEMNFARDISDCVMMFDAGRVIEFGPPEQIFTDPEHERTREFLSAVL; encoded by the coding sequence TTGTCCGCTGACAGCACTCCCAACACTCCGAAGAACACCGCCAGCGGCAACGACGTTGCATCCGGCGCCGCCTCCGGTGCGAGCGCCAACCCGGCGGTCGACGGCAGCGAACTGATCCGCTTCGACAAGGTCACCAAGCGCTTCGGCTCGCACACCGTCCTCGACGCGCTGGACATGAACGTCTACTCCGGCAAGCACGTCACACTGATCGGCCCCTCCGGCTCCGGCAAGACCACGATCCTGCGGCTGCTGATGACGCTGCTGAAGCCGGACGAGGGCACCATCACGCTGGGCGGCGAGTACCTCACCCACGAGAAGAAGGGCGACAAGCTCGTCCCGGCGAGCGACAAGCACAGCCGCCAGATCCGCAAGAACATCGGCATGGTCTTCCAGCAGTTCAACCTCTTCCCCAACATGAAGGTGCTGCGCAACATCACCGAAGCGCCGGTCCACGTCCTGGGATTGGACAAGGACGCCGCGGAGGAGCGGGCCCGCGAGCTGCTGGACCTGGTGGGCCTGACCGAACACCTCGACAAGTACCCCACCCAGCTCTCCGGCGGCCAGCAGCAGCGCGTCGCCATCGCACGGGCGCTGGCGATGCGGCCACAGGTGCTGCTCCTGGACGAGGTGACCTCGGCGCTCGACCCGGAGCTGGTGGCCGGCGTGCTGGACGTCCTGCGGGACATCGCGCACACCACGGACATCACCATGCTCTGCGTCACGCACGAGATGAACTTCGCCCGGGACATCTCCGACTGCGTGATGATGTTCGACGCCGGCCGTGTCATCGAATTCGGCCCGCCCGAGCAGATCTTCACCGACCCGGAGCACGAGCGGACGCGGGAGTTCCTGAGCGCGGTGCTCTAA
- a CDS encoding IclR family transcriptional regulator, translated as MALKPEPTAPFHSVQYALRVLETISRHADGVTDAQIARETGMSTGHLADMLSMLRREGYTNQLADGAYVVGESLLLLGSGSDRNHALRGKLQVTLDELRDSVGAAVYISRYIDGEVKITHYADGPLAPKVNEWAEFRRTAHASAVGKCLLAQLDHDGRKDHLSRHKTARLTSRTITNEKVLFHKLDSQPPTVPMLDLQEYAVGTVCAAVPITAGSTVGCLALSMPLEHAHRLRQAADTLNRKAAPVLLSLAI; from the coding sequence GTGGCGCTGAAGCCCGAGCCGACCGCGCCGTTCCATTCGGTGCAGTACGCCCTTCGCGTGCTCGAAACGATCTCCAGGCACGCCGACGGCGTGACCGACGCACAGATCGCCCGCGAAACCGGCATGTCCACAGGCCACCTGGCCGACATGCTGTCGATGCTACGACGCGAGGGCTATACCAATCAGCTCGCGGACGGCGCATACGTCGTGGGTGAATCACTGCTCCTGCTGGGCTCCGGCAGCGACCGGAATCACGCCCTGCGCGGCAAGTTGCAGGTCACCCTCGACGAACTGCGCGATTCGGTGGGCGCGGCGGTCTACATCAGCCGCTATATCGACGGCGAGGTCAAGATCACGCACTACGCCGACGGACCGCTGGCTCCCAAGGTCAACGAATGGGCCGAATTCCGCCGCACCGCGCACGCCAGCGCGGTCGGCAAATGCCTGCTGGCGCAGCTCGACCACGATGGCCGGAAAGACCACCTCTCACGCCACAAGACCGCCCGGCTCACCTCCCGGACGATCACCAACGAGAAGGTCCTCTTCCACAAGCTGGACAGCCAGCCGCCCACGGTCCCGATGCTCGACCTCCAGGAGTACGCCGTCGGCACGGTCTGCGCGGCCGTACCGATCACCGCCGGATCCACGGTCGGCTGCCTCGCCCTGTCCATGCCCCTGGAGCACGCCCACCGTCTGCGCCAGGCCGCCGACACCCTCAACCGCAAGGCCGCCCCGGTACTGCTCTCGCTGGCGATCTGA
- a CDS encoding HAD-IIA family hydrolase, which produces MAERKPIESWLTDMDGVLMHEGIPVPGASAFIKRLRESGKPFLVLTNNSIYTPRDLHARLSRIGLDVPWESIWTSALATAKFLDEQRPGGTAHVIGEAGLTTALHDIGYVLTDHAPDYVVLGETRTYSFEALTKAIRLINDGARFIATNPDETGPSPQGPLPATGSVAALITKATGVEPYFVGKPNPLMMRHGLNVIGAHSETSAMIGDRMDTDVLAGLEAGMETFLVLTGLTRPEEIDRHPFRPSRVVDSIADLVDLV; this is translated from the coding sequence GTGGCAGAGCGCAAGCCGATCGAGTCATGGCTCACCGATATGGACGGCGTCCTGATGCATGAGGGCATTCCGGTCCCGGGCGCATCCGCCTTCATCAAGCGGCTGCGGGAATCGGGCAAGCCCTTTCTCGTCCTGACCAACAACTCCATCTACACCCCGCGCGATCTGCACGCCCGGCTGAGCCGGATCGGGCTGGACGTGCCCTGGGAGTCGATCTGGACCTCCGCGCTGGCCACCGCGAAGTTCCTGGACGAGCAGCGGCCCGGCGGCACCGCACATGTCATCGGGGAGGCGGGCCTGACCACCGCCCTGCACGACATCGGCTACGTCCTGACCGACCACGCCCCCGATTACGTCGTTCTGGGCGAGACCCGGACCTATTCCTTCGAGGCGCTGACCAAAGCCATCCGTCTGATCAACGACGGCGCCCGGTTCATCGCCACCAACCCCGACGAAACGGGCCCCTCGCCCCAGGGACCGCTGCCCGCCACCGGGTCGGTGGCCGCGCTGATCACCAAGGCGACCGGCGTCGAACCGTACTTCGTCGGCAAGCCCAACCCGCTGATGATGCGGCACGGGCTGAACGTCATCGGCGCCCACTCTGAGACCTCCGCGATGATCGGGGACCGGATGGACACCGATGTGCTGGCCGGTCTGGAGGCCGGTATGGAGACCTTCCTCGTGCTCACCGGGCTGACCCGGCCCGAGGAGATCGACCGCCACCCCTTCCGTCCCTCCCGGGTCGTGGACTCCATCGCCGACCTGGTCGACCTGGTCTGA
- a CDS encoding lytic polysaccharide monooxygenase auxiliary activity family 9 protein: MRKRISAAVIGLGVVGVSLLSTGSASSHGYTDAPPSRQALCANGTVKGCGAIQYEPQSVEGPKGFPAAGPADGKICAGGHDEFAELDDPRGGKWPGTKLAPGQGYTFTWRLTARHATTDFEYFITKDGYDPTKPLTRADLEPEPFMKVPMGGAQPGSTVQQQGTVPTQKSGRHIILGVWNIADTGNAFYACSDVDLS; encoded by the coding sequence ATGCGCAAACGGATCAGTGCTGCCGTGATCGGCCTCGGTGTCGTCGGCGTCTCCCTTCTCTCGACGGGCAGCGCCTCCAGCCACGGCTACACCGACGCACCTCCCAGTCGGCAGGCGCTCTGCGCCAACGGGACGGTCAAGGGCTGCGGTGCGATTCAGTACGAACCGCAGAGCGTCGAGGGGCCCAAGGGCTTCCCGGCCGCCGGGCCCGCCGATGGAAAGATCTGTGCCGGTGGGCACGACGAATTCGCCGAACTGGACGACCCCCGCGGCGGCAAGTGGCCCGGCACCAAGCTCGCGCCGGGCCAGGGCTACACCTTCACCTGGCGGCTGACGGCACGTCATGCCACCACGGACTTCGAGTACTTCATCACCAAGGACGGTTACGACCCCACCAAGCCGCTCACCCGTGCCGACCTCGAACCCGAACCGTTCATGAAGGTGCCGATGGGCGGTGCGCAGCCGGGGTCGACGGTGCAGCAGCAAGGCACCGTGCCCACCCAGAAGTCGGGCCGCCACATCATTCTGGGCGTCTGGAACATCGCCGACACGGGCAATGCGTTCTATGCCTGCTCGGACGTCGACCTCTCCTGA
- a CDS encoding SsgA family sporulation/cell division regulator: MVSTAKRTFEMQLLIGPHDAVSVSGRFSYRSDRPYEVEVEFISRGRSVATWLFARDLLLGGLREETGEGDVRVWPFREPGGQRCIHIELFTDDSVCELSVRATELTAWLEQTVAIVPPGREHEYLDMDTHLARLLAGKH, encoded by the coding sequence GTGGTGTCGACAGCCAAGCGCACCTTTGAGATGCAGCTCCTCATAGGACCGCATGACGCGGTCTCGGTGTCGGGCCGGTTCAGCTACCGCAGTGACCGTCCCTATGAGGTCGAGGTCGAATTCATATCCCGCGGCCGGTCGGTCGCCACCTGGCTGTTCGCCCGCGATCTGCTGCTGGGCGGCCTGCGCGAGGAGACCGGAGAAGGAGATGTACGGGTGTGGCCGTTCCGGGAGCCGGGCGGGCAGCGCTGCATACATATCGAACTGTTCACCGACGACAGCGTCTGCGAGCTGTCGGTACGCGCAACGGAGCTGACCGCATGGCTGGAGCAGACGGTGGCGATCGTGCCGCCCGGCCGGGAACACGAATACCTGGACATGGACACCCATCTGGCCCGGCTCCTCGCGGGAAAGCACTGA
- a CDS encoding AMP-binding protein, which yields MAATMAELVRAQWGDHRPGVTSHEGTLTHHEVAAGAAARAALFGELLPRGAEPHIGVLLDNVPEYPLWLAAAALAGAAVAGINPTRRGPELARDIAHTDCALLITERAHLPLLAGLELTVPPERVLVVDDPAYRELLGPYAQTRPDALTGAAPTPASRMLLYFTSGSTGAPKAAVCTQGRLAAAGHSLVRYFGVRREDVHYLCMPMFHGNAVIAGWAPALAGGAAVALRRRFSASGFLPDVRRFKATYFTYVGRAVQYLLATPPAPDDRDNPLRTGFGTEAGAVDAERFAERFGVPLIEGYGSSEGGASLQRTPDTPPGAIGRPAPGDDLAVVDPETGAELPRARLDGDGRLRNGDEAIGELVNRGRSSFEGYWRNPEATAARTRGRLGGRVGAGWYWTGDLFFRDAEGFFHFAGRTDDRLRVDSENLAAAMIENILARYAPATGVAVYAVPDPVAGDQVMAALALRDGAAFDPEDFVAFLAAQPDLGTKMAPRFVRTLTALPVTATNKVHRVALRRAGFRCPEPVWWTPSAAGPPEAAKLPEPSARAGSSYRRFTDEDRAALLAQYRDHGRAHLLDG from the coding sequence ATGGCAGCCACCATGGCAGAGCTGGTCCGTGCGCAGTGGGGCGATCACCGTCCCGGCGTGACATCCCACGAGGGCACGCTCACCCATCATGAGGTCGCCGCCGGGGCGGCCGCGCGGGCGGCGTTGTTCGGGGAGCTGCTGCCGCGAGGCGCGGAGCCGCATATCGGGGTGCTGCTCGACAACGTGCCCGAATACCCGCTGTGGCTCGCTGCTGCGGCGCTCGCCGGCGCTGCCGTGGCGGGGATCAACCCCACCCGGCGCGGGCCCGAACTGGCCCGCGACATCGCCCACACCGACTGCGCGCTGCTGATCACCGAACGCGCCCACCTGCCCCTGCTCGCCGGTCTGGAGCTGACCGTCCCGCCCGAGCGCGTCCTCGTCGTGGACGACCCCGCCTACCGCGAGCTGCTCGGCCCGTACGCGCAGACCCGCCCCGACGCGCTCACCGGCGCCGCCCCCACCCCCGCCTCCCGGATGCTGCTCTACTTCACCTCCGGCTCCACCGGCGCCCCCAAGGCCGCCGTGTGCACCCAGGGACGGCTGGCCGCCGCCGGGCACTCACTGGTGCGGTATTTCGGGGTGCGGCGGGAGGACGTCCACTACCTCTGCATGCCGATGTTCCACGGGAACGCCGTGATCGCCGGCTGGGCCCCGGCGCTGGCCGGCGGGGCCGCCGTCGCGCTCCGCCGCCGGTTCTCGGCCTCCGGCTTCCTCCCGGACGTCCGCCGCTTCAAGGCCACGTACTTCACCTATGTCGGCCGCGCCGTCCAGTACCTGCTCGCCACCCCACCCGCCCCCGACGACCGAGACAACCCGCTGCGCACGGGATTCGGCACCGAGGCGGGCGCGGTCGATGCCGAGCGGTTCGCCGAGCGGTTCGGGGTGCCCCTGATAGAGGGCTACGGCTCCTCCGAGGGCGGCGCGTCGCTCCAGCGGACACCGGACACCCCGCCCGGTGCCATCGGACGGCCCGCCCCCGGGGACGATCTCGCCGTCGTCGACCCGGAGACCGGCGCCGAGCTGCCCCGCGCCCGCCTGGACGGCGACGGCCGGCTGCGCAACGGCGACGAGGCCATAGGGGAGCTGGTCAATCGCGGCCGGAGCTCCTTCGAGGGCTACTGGCGCAACCCGGAGGCCACCGCCGCGCGGACCCGGGGCCGCCTGGGGGGCCGGGTCGGTGCGGGCTGGTACTGGACCGGCGATCTCTTCTTCCGGGACGCCGAGGGGTTCTTCCACTTCGCCGGACGTACGGACGACCGGCTGCGGGTCGACAGCGAGAATCTCGCCGCGGCGATGATCGAGAACATCCTGGCCCGCTACGCCCCGGCCACCGGCGTCGCCGTCTACGCCGTACCCGATCCGGTCGCCGGCGACCAGGTCATGGCGGCCCTGGCCCTACGCGACGGCGCGGCGTTCGACCCGGAGGACTTCGTGGCCTTCCTCGCCGCGCAGCCCGACCTCGGGACGAAGATGGCGCCCCGCTTCGTACGGACCCTGACCGCGCTCCCGGTGACGGCCACCAACAAGGTCCACCGGGTCGCCCTGCGCCGGGCCGGATTCCGCTGCCCCGAACCGGTCTGGTGGACCCCGTCGGCGGCCGGGCCCCCGGAGGCGGCCAAGCTCCCCGAACCGTCCGCCCGCGCCGGGAGCTCGTACCGACGCTTCACCGACGAGGACCGGGCCGCGCTGCTGGCCCAGTACCGGGACCACGGCCGCGCGCACCTCCTGGACGGATGA